Below is a genomic region from Paenibacillus rhizovicinus.
GCATACATGGCAAATTACAAACACTCTATTTTTATTGAATAATGGGATCTGGACAGTTTTTTCAAAAGGTCATCGATTTTCGGTTAGTTTGTCTTGTTGCAAACGATTAATCTGGAGAGAGGCGGCTCATTTTTTATGATTTTCGGGTTATTAAACATGCGCACTAATGAAATAACAAAAGAAAAACAAATGAAATAACCGGTTGCGAAAATGTTGTGAAAAACGCAAAAATGCAATTGACTAATTTTAGCTTAGGATGCTATTATTGACATGTAAGTCATCAGACACTTCGCAAACCGGTGGTGATGGGGGTACGTAAAAGCAAAGAATGTAAACGGTTACGAAGATGATAGTTAGAGAGAAATGCATCTCGGTACCCGGTGAACCTTACCGGAGCAAACAGTTTTGCTCACAAAAAAAATCGGGAGGTTGTTTTGCGAATGAAAAATATGAAAGCACTTACAATTCTGTTAGCAGCGGCTATGGTCACTTTAACGGGATGCGGCAGCAGCAGCGACAACAGTGGTAACGCTGCCACTAATACGCCGGCGAACGATACGACAGCTAACAATACCGCAACCGGCAATAATGCCGCGACTGGTAACGATGCTGCCGCTAACAATACTGCTGCAGATAACACCGCCGCGAACAATACCGCTGCCGATGATGCCGATGCGCCAGCCGCAACGAATCTCGACGGTCGTGAAATTCATATCTCCGCATGGTGGGATGGAACGCCTAAAGGCGATACGGCGGATTCGAAGAAAGCGCTCGACAAGTTACATGAAGTCGAGAAGAAATACAATGTCAAAATCAAGTATGACAACATTCCGTTCGATAAATATATGGATAAGTTCACGACAGCGGCGTTGTCCGGAACACCAATGGCCGATATCTCCATCCTTGAGTTCAAGCGTGCTCTTGCTCCGATTAAACAAGGTTTGCTCCTTCCTCTTTCTGACTACACGCAAGCGACAAGCGATATTAACAACGAACAAGTTCACACGACTAAGCTTCCTCAATTGCTGGGCAACGATTACTTCTTCGGCGGAAAAGGCGTTTCGACTGTAGGCATGTTCTACAACCGCGACCTGTTCAAGAAGCTGGGGCTGCCAGATCCGCAAGATCTGTACGCAAGCGGCGAATGGAACTGGGATAAATTCCTTGAAGTTGCCAAGCAAGCCACGACCGATACCAATAATGACGGCAAACCGGATACTTGGGGCTTCGCAGACTGGGCACCAGGCGCAGCGCGCGACTTTGGCGTAACGAACGGCGCGTTGTTCGTTAATGACGACCTGTCCGTCGGCTTCACGGATCCGAAAATGATTGAAACATTGGAATTCATCAACCGTCTGTACAATACAGAGAACGTTGTAAAAGTTAAAAAAGGCGACAAAAACAGCTGGGATGAAACATCGACATTTAAAGACGGCGACGTTGCCATGACGTCGAACTTTGACTGGAACGTCGGCGGATTGCCATTCGAAGTCGGCGTCGTACCGAACCCGCAAGGTCCAAGCGGCGACGGCAAATACACATACGCGAATACAGCTCAGAACGGCTGGGTCATTCCGAAAGGCGTAAAAGATCCGCAAGCCGTCTACCAAATTTACGAAGAACTGCAGGATGTGCCTTCGACAGAAGAATACCTGGGTCAAAACGGACTGGAAGCACTCTTTAAGAACCAATCCGACATCGATATGGCCCTTCAACACATTAACAACACCGGCCGTATCTCGCTCGAAGAAGGTGTGACCGACTACCCTTGGTTCTCGGTTATGGATGACATCATCAAGAAAAAACTTTCTGTAAAAGCGACCGTTGAAAAATACAAAGCGCCTGCTGAAGCTGCACTTGCAAAATTGAAATAATCATCGATACTAGGCTGGTAGTGAAGGGAGGGGAGGGCCGGATGTCCCGGTACAACCCTCCTTTTCTATTCAAATCGAGCATAACAAATGGCAAACAAAGTGGATAATAAATATCAATCATAATCATAAATATGTTTGGCATATCGATAGGGTTGTTATGTGCAGACAGGACGATAAGTGTACATGATTGCGCTTTCGTCAGCGGGATGAGTGAGCCGCTAGAATCAAGTCGCCGCCTAGGAGGGCTGACATTGAAAGGGAGAAAACGACTTAAGAAATGGGTAACGACGGGGGCATGCATCGTCGTTGCGGTTGGGCTGCTCGTAGTATGGTCCCAGACGGGCGATGACAGCACGGTTGCGGCAGGAGGCCAGTCGGCGTTTGCTGAAGGTTCCTGGTCTACACAGCAGCAGAGCCGCGGAGATTATGCGGATTATTTGGCCCAAAACGCGAGCGCTGACTTCGCAGATCAAGAAATCATCATGGACGCTTCCAATTACGCCAAGACGGACGGCGACGGGTTCGAGAAGATCGACAATTATGAAGGCCAATCCGGAACTTCTCTTAAAACAGGCGAACAGGGCAGCGTTGAATGGGACATCGATGTGAAGCAAGCAGGATTTTATAACATCGGCGTCCAGTATTTTCCGATTGCAGGGAAGAGCTCGAGCATTGAGCGTTCGCTAATGATTGATGGCGCCGTTCCGTTCACGGAAGCGTCTTATCTGCAATTTGACCGGGTTTGGGATAATGAATTGGACCACATCAAACAGGATAATCAAGGCAATGACCTGCGTCCGCAGCAAGTCGAGAAGCCGGAGTGGCGCGAGGCGATGCTTGAAGATTCGGATGGTTATTACGCAGATCCGTTCAAGTTTTACTTAAGTGCCGGCCGGCATACGCTGACTTTCGTTTCCCAGCGTGAGCCGATGGTGATCCATCAAGTGAAATTGTATCAACAGAAGCAGCCTGTTGCTTACGCGGATGCGCTGAAACAATATGAACAAGACGGGTTGAAGAAAACGGACGGTCAATTGATCACCGTTCAAGGCGAGGCTGCCAGTGCGAAGTCGTCGCCTACGCTTTATCCGCAAACCGAACGCTCGACGGGCTCCGTTACGCCGTATAGTCCGAAGCTTATCCGTGTCAATACGATCGGCGGCAACAACTGGCGTTTGCCAGGCCAGTGGATCGAATGGGAAGTCGATGTGCCCGAAGCGGGTCTCTACAAAATCGGCATGAAATCGAAGCAGCAATTTGTTCGGGGACTCTACTCGACGCGCCGGCTTTTAATAAACGGCGAAGTACCTTTCAAGGAAGCAGAGGAAATTCCTTTCCGGTATAAAAACGGCTACCGCATCGATGTCATGGGCGGCGACGAGCCGTACCTGTTCAAGCTCGAGAAAGGCAAGAATATCATTCGCATGGAAGACACGTTAGGCGAATTCGCGCCGCTCATTCGCGAAGTGAAAGAGAGCTTGTACAATCTCAATGCGATGTATCGCAAAATCATCATGATCACCGGCGCTTCCCCGGATAAGTACCGCGATTACCGACTGGACAAGCAAGTTCCCAAGATGCTGGAAACCTTTAAGTCGGAAAGCGAGCGGCTTACTGCCGTCAGCAAAGAATTGAAACGGCTGTCCGGCGGCAGCAGCGATTCCGAAGCCTTATTGAAAACGATGGCGATGCAGTTAACTGAATTGGTGAAGGATCCGGATACGATTCCGCGCCGCCTGGCGTCTTTCAAGAGCAATGCGGGGGGACTCGGCACATGGCTGCAAAAAGCGATTGAGATGCCTTTGCAAATCGATGAAATTTACGTCGCTTCTCCTGCCAAGAAGTTCCCTAAAGCTGGAGAAGGCTTCTTCTCGAAGATCAAGCATGAAGTCGCGACATTCGCTTATTCGTTCGTCATCGACTACAACCAAATCGGTAATGATTCCGATCAGAAGAACCAAAAAACGATTACGGTATGGATCGGAAGCGGCCGAGATCAGGCGAATACGCTTAAAGCGATGATCGATGAAACCTTTACGCCCGAAACGGGCATTAACGTCAACTTGAAGCTTGTCCAAATGAATACGCTGTTGCCAGCAACGTTAGCCGGCCGCGGACCGGACGTTGCGATGCAAATCAGCAACGATATTCCGGTCAACTACGCGATGCGAGATGCGGCAGCCGACTTATCGCACTTCGCCGATTATCCGGAAATAGCGAAGAGGTTCCGCGAAAGCGCGCTTGTTCCTTACACCTATGAGAAAGGCGTATACGCGCTGCCGGAAACGCAAACTTTCAACATGCTCTTCTATCGCAAGGACGTTCTGCAGGAGCTGGGCCTTGAAGTTCCGCAAACTTGGGACGATGTGTACAAGCTGCTGACCGTACTCAGCAAGAACCGGATGCAATTCGGCATGCCGATCACGGTGCCGCAGACGTCGGTGCCTGTACCTGGCCAGAACATACCTCCGAACTCGATTTTCGGGTCATTGCTGATGCAGAACGGTGGACAATTCTATCGCAATGGCGGCAAAGAATCCGATCTGGATTCCAAAATCGGCGTAGAAACGTTCAAGACGTGGACGGATCTTTACAGCGATTACAAGCTGGAACGCGAATTCGATTTCGCGAACCGATTCCGTACCGGTGAAATGCCGATCGGCATCGTGGATTATACGACCTATAACCAGCTCACCGTATTCGCGCCGGAGATTCGCGGCATGTGGGGATTTGCTCCGATTCCGGGAACGAAACAACCGGACGGCACGATCAACAGAGATACGCCAAGTACCGGTAACGGCACTTTGATGATGAACGACGCGAAAGACAAAGATTCGTCATGGGAATTCATGAAGTGGTGGACGAGCGAGGAAACGCAAACGAATTTCGGCCGGGAGATGGAAGCGCTCATGGGAGCTTCCGCGCGTTATCCGACGGCGAATATCAAAGCGCTTGACAGCTTGCCATGGCCGGTTGCCGATTATCAAGCCTTGAAGGCTCAGTTCGAATACGTCAAAGGCATTCCTGAGGTTCCGGGCGGTTATTTCACCGGACGCCATCTTCAGAACGCATTCTTGAAAGTGGTTGTCGAGAATAAGACGGAAGCACGAGAATCCATACTTGATTACACCCAATATATTCAAGACGAAATAAAAGCCAAACGCAAAGAATTCGGCTTGCCGGAATAAGGAGGGATCCATGTGTCAACGATCGGTACACCGAGTCAACCTTCCGTGAACGTAACCGTCGCCAAGCCAGCCGTGAAAACTCCGGGCTGGTGGGCGATCAAGTGGAGTGAGATCAAAGCGCATAAGCATTCGTATGTACTGATGTCGCCATACTTGATTTTGTTCGCGGTCTTTACCGTATTGCCCGTAATCATGTCCGTTATCATCAGCTTCACTTATTTCAATATGCTGCAGTTTCCGAAGTTCATCGGCTGGCAGAACTACTCCCGCTTGTTCTTGGAAGACGATGTGTTCTTGATTGCGATCAAGAACACCATCCTCTTCGCGGTCATTACAGGACCGCTCAGTTATATTGCCTGTTTCGTTTTCGCTTGGATCATTAACGATCTACGTCCGAAGATGCGCGCATTCATGACGCTGATCTTCTATGCGCCGTCGATCTCGGGGAACGTCTATTTCCTCTGGCAGATGATTTTCTCGGGGGACCGTTACGGTATCGCGAACGGTTTCCTGATCAACATGGGTGTCCTTCTAGAGCCGATCCAGTGGCTGAAGACAGAGAAATACATTATGCCGATCATCATTCTCGTCCAGCTGTGGCTGAGTCTCGGAACGGGGTTCCTCGCTTTTATCGCAGGTCTCCAAACCGTCGACAAAACGCTGTATGAAGCGGGTGCCGTCGACGGGATCAAGAATCGCTGGCAAGAGCTTTGGTACATTACGCTTCCTTCGATGAAGCCGCAGCTGATGTTCGGGGCGGTCATACAGATCACCTCGTCACTGGCCATAGCGGATGTCTCGATTTATCTGGCCGGCTTCCCAAGCGTCAACTACGCCGCGGAAACGATCGTAACGCACTTGATCGACTTCGGTACCATTCGTTTCGAGATGGGCTATGCTTCCGCGATTGCGACCGTCTTGTTCACCTTGATGGTGGGCACGAACTTGGTCGTTCAACGACTTCTCAGGAGGGTGGGGGAATAGACAGATGAGGGTAGCATTATCAATACGCAAAAAACGCGTTAACCGCTCTTTTGCCGGCACGTTCTGGATGTTTATCTTTCTGGCAGCCGTTGCATCGTTCATGGCGCTGCCGCTGGTATACGCGATAAACGCGGCGTTCAAGCCGCTCGATGAAATCTTCATGTTCCCGCCGACCCTGTTCGTACGGCACCCGACCACGAGCAACTTCATTGATTTGATGACGCTGCTCGGCCAATCCTGGGTCCCGTTCTCCCGTTACATATTCAACACCTTTTTCATTACCGGGATGGGCGTCGTCGGTCACGTTCTGCTGGCTTCGGCTGCGGCGTATCCGCTTGCCAAACACCGTTTCCCGGGATCGAAAGTCATTTTTACGATCGTCGTGCTCTCGCTGATGTTCACGCCTCAGGTTACGGCGATCCCGAACTATATGGTCATGTCTTGGATCGGTTTCATCGATACGTATTGGGCGGTCATCGTTCCTGCCTTCGCATTCTCATTGGGACTCTACCTCATGAAACAGTTCATGGAGCAAATTCCCGACGCGCTGCTGGAGTCGGCTAAGATCGACGGCGCCAACGAATATCGGATCTTTTGGCAAATCGTCATGCCGAACGTTAAGCCGGCTTGGCTGACGCTCGTCATCTTGCTATTCCAAATGCTGTGGGGAACGGACGGGAACGGCTTTATCTACAGCGAGCAGTTGAAAACGCTTCACTATGCATCGAACCAAATCATATTCGGCGGTATTGCGCGGGCAGGCGTAGGATCGGCGGTGGCATTGATTCTGATGAGCGTGCCGATTGCCCTGTTCGTCGTTTCGCAAAGCCGCATTATCGAAACGATGACTACATCCGGCATGAAGGATTAGAGGGGGTGGAAGCGTGCATATAAAGAGGGTCTTGCTGCTAGTTGCGATCGTATCGCTGATGGCTTCGTTCGTCATTCCGAGAGCATCGGCAGCTGCGCCATACGAAGCCTACAATTATGATTACTACGGGGATTCAGCGCCGCTGCCAGCTCCCTATCTGCCGGACGTTGCGATAACGGGAAAAAGTCTGGGCATCGGCGATTTCAAAGATCCGAACGATCTGTTCGTGACGCCGGAAAGCACGACTTACATTTTGGACAGCGGCAACGCGCGAATCGTGGTGCTGGATAAAGACTTGAAAGTCGAACGCGTCATCAAGACGTTCAAGAATAATGGCAAAGAAGACGGATTTTCCGCTCCTGAGGGGCTGTTTGTATCCGATAAGCATGAGCTTTACGTCGCGGATACAGAGAATGGCCGCGTGGTCGTGCTTTCGGATAAAGGCGACCTGATTCGAATCATCTCGAATCCGAAATCAGACATTCTGCCTGCTGATTTCAAGTTTGTTCCTTTGAAAGTCACGGTCGATCAAGCGGATCGCGTATTCGTCGTCGCTCGCGGCGTGTTTGAAGGGATTATGCAATTCGACGATAAGAACACCTTCATGGGGTACGTAGGAACGATCAACGTAGCTCCTTCCATCTGGGACCGGCTCTGGAAGTCATTGTCCACGAAAGCGCAGAAGGCTCAGATGCAGCTGTTCATTCCGACCGAGTTCTCCAACGTGGATATTGACCGCAAAGGATTCGTGTACGCGACGGCGATTGATATTTCGTCCGACACGCCGATCAAGCGGTTGAATCCTTCGGGCGACGACGTGCTGAAGCGTCTGGGATACTGGGCCGTCAGAGGCGATGTCCGATTCAGGATGTTCGGCAACAACTCCGGTCCATCCATGTTCACGGATATTAAGGTCATCGGCGGCGGCATGTACGTCGCGCTTGATTCCAACCGCGCGCGGTTGTTCACCTATAACGACGAAGGGGATTTACTCTATGCCTTCGGCGGCCGAGGCAACCAGCTGGGGGTATTCAATACACCGGTCGCTGTCGAACAGATCGGCGATAAGCTTGCCGTACTGGACCGAGGCAAGAACAACATTGTCGTATTCCGTACGACGAAGTTTGGATCCCTGGTCAGACAAGCGACGACCGAACACTACAATGGCAATGACGATGTGGCCGTTAAATTGTGGGGCGACGTGCTCCGGTTGAATACGAACTACGAAATCGCCTATCTCGGTATCGGCAAGTCGCTCCTGATGCAGAAGGATAACAAGAAGGCGATGGAATATTTCAAACTGGGCATGAGCCGCAAAAACTATTCGGTCGCGTATAAACGCTACCGCCGGGATGAACTGAAAGAACAGTTCGGCACGTTCATGACCATCGTGTTTACCTTGATCATCGCGTTTATCTTGTACCGCATCACGAGAATAGTTTTAAGAAGGAGGGCTGTGAAACGTGAAGCAGGACTTTCTTAAGTTTCCGCTCCATCTGATCGTGCGTCCATTCGACGGGTTCTGGGACATGAAGTACGAGGGCAAAGGGAAAATGAAGGTTTCCCTGCTCATCTTGCTTGCAGTTATTCTTACAACTATTTTGCAAAAGCAATTCGCCGGTTTCCTCGTCAACATGGTCGACCCGCGCTCGTTGAACAGCCTGGACGATCTGGAGTTCACGATCCTTCCTTTCTTATTGTTCTGTGTCGCGAACTGGTCGATCACCACGCTCATGGAAGGGGAAGGCAAGTTTAAAGAGATCGTGATGGCGACGGGTTACGCCTTGCTGCCCATCGTTCTCATCAACTTGCCGATGACGTTGATCAGCCGGTTCATGACGCAAGAGGAGACGGCGTTTTACTATCTCTTGAACAGCATCGCCACGGTCTGGTTCGTCATCCTGCTATTCGTAGGCATTATGACCGTGCACCAATACACGCCGGCTAAAACCGTGCTGACGATGGCGCTTACCGTCATAGCGATGGGATTCGTCGTCTTCATTGCCACATTGGCTTTCAGTCTCGGCTCGCAAATCTACTGGTTCATCTACGATGTCTATCGTGAAATCATATTCCGGACCTAAAGGAGGCCGCACCTTTGAACAGAAGAACAAAATGGTATGCGGCGCTGGCCTGTATCGGGATTGTCGGCATTTCGGCTTACGCCTATAGCTTATATACCAAAGGCGCGCCGTCCGCGGATATCGCTGCTTTTGCACGATCGGACATGAAACCTGCAGCAGTGACGGAGCTGAAATATTTGGCGGACAGCACGAAAGCCGTCCCGGGCATGAAGCTTGTTGCTCAGACAGATGCGCTCGCGCTTTATATGAATTCGGAGACGACCGGAATCGCCATTGTCAACAAGGCAAGCGGCAAGGTATGGCAGAGCAATCCGGGCGATGCGGCATCGGACGCCAAAGCATCGCCTTTCGAGAAGGATAGGCTGGCTGCCCAAGTGACATTGAACTATCGCGATGAAATCGGCACCTTGAGCACGGTTACGAATTTTACGGACAGCATTCAACGC
It encodes:
- a CDS encoding carbohydrate ABC transporter permease, which translates into the protein MRVALSIRKKRVNRSFAGTFWMFIFLAAVASFMALPLVYAINAAFKPLDEIFMFPPTLFVRHPTTSNFIDLMTLLGQSWVPFSRYIFNTFFITGMGVVGHVLLASAAAYPLAKHRFPGSKVIFTIVVLSLMFTPQVTAIPNYMVMSWIGFIDTYWAVIVPAFAFSLGLYLMKQFMEQIPDALLESAKIDGANEYRIFWQIVMPNVKPAWLTLVILLFQMLWGTDGNGFIYSEQLKTLHYASNQIIFGGIARAGVGSAVALILMSVPIALFVVSQSRIIETMTTSGMKD
- a CDS encoding extracellular solute-binding protein, whose amino-acid sequence is MKGRKRLKKWVTTGACIVVAVGLLVVWSQTGDDSTVAAGGQSAFAEGSWSTQQQSRGDYADYLAQNASADFADQEIIMDASNYAKTDGDGFEKIDNYEGQSGTSLKTGEQGSVEWDIDVKQAGFYNIGVQYFPIAGKSSSIERSLMIDGAVPFTEASYLQFDRVWDNELDHIKQDNQGNDLRPQQVEKPEWREAMLEDSDGYYADPFKFYLSAGRHTLTFVSQREPMVIHQVKLYQQKQPVAYADALKQYEQDGLKKTDGQLITVQGEAASAKSSPTLYPQTERSTGSVTPYSPKLIRVNTIGGNNWRLPGQWIEWEVDVPEAGLYKIGMKSKQQFVRGLYSTRRLLINGEVPFKEAEEIPFRYKNGYRIDVMGGDEPYLFKLEKGKNIIRMEDTLGEFAPLIREVKESLYNLNAMYRKIIMITGASPDKYRDYRLDKQVPKMLETFKSESERLTAVSKELKRLSGGSSDSEALLKTMAMQLTELVKDPDTIPRRLASFKSNAGGLGTWLQKAIEMPLQIDEIYVASPAKKFPKAGEGFFSKIKHEVATFAYSFVIDYNQIGNDSDQKNQKTITVWIGSGRDQANTLKAMIDETFTPETGINVNLKLVQMNTLLPATLAGRGPDVAMQISNDIPVNYAMRDAAADLSHFADYPEIAKRFRESALVPYTYEKGVYALPETQTFNMLFYRKDVLQELGLEVPQTWDDVYKLLTVLSKNRMQFGMPITVPQTSVPVPGQNIPPNSIFGSLLMQNGGQFYRNGGKESDLDSKIGVETFKTWTDLYSDYKLEREFDFANRFRTGEMPIGIVDYTTYNQLTVFAPEIRGMWGFAPIPGTKQPDGTINRDTPSTGNGTLMMNDAKDKDSSWEFMKWWTSEETQTNFGREMEALMGASARYPTANIKALDSLPWPVADYQALKAQFEYVKGIPEVPGGYFTGRHLQNAFLKVVVENKTEARESILDYTQYIQDEIKAKRKEFGLPE
- a CDS encoding Yip1 family protein; protein product: MKQDFLKFPLHLIVRPFDGFWDMKYEGKGKMKVSLLILLAVILTTILQKQFAGFLVNMVDPRSLNSLDDLEFTILPFLLFCVANWSITTLMEGEGKFKEIVMATGYALLPIVLINLPMTLISRFMTQEETAFYYLLNSIATVWFVILLFVGIMTVHQYTPAKTVLTMALTVIAMGFVVFIATLAFSLGSQIYWFIYDVYREIIFRT
- a CDS encoding NHL repeat-containing protein; translated protein: MHIKRVLLLVAIVSLMASFVIPRASAAAPYEAYNYDYYGDSAPLPAPYLPDVAITGKSLGIGDFKDPNDLFVTPESTTYILDSGNARIVVLDKDLKVERVIKTFKNNGKEDGFSAPEGLFVSDKHELYVADTENGRVVVLSDKGDLIRIISNPKSDILPADFKFVPLKVTVDQADRVFVVARGVFEGIMQFDDKNTFMGYVGTINVAPSIWDRLWKSLSTKAQKAQMQLFIPTEFSNVDIDRKGFVYATAIDISSDTPIKRLNPSGDDVLKRLGYWAVRGDVRFRMFGNNSGPSMFTDIKVIGGGMYVALDSNRARLFTYNDEGDLLYAFGGRGNQLGVFNTPVAVEQIGDKLAVLDRGKNNIVVFRTTKFGSLVRQATTEHYNGNDDVAVKLWGDVLRLNTNYEIAYLGIGKSLLMQKDNKKAMEYFKLGMSRKNYSVAYKRYRRDELKEQFGTFMTIVFTLIIAFILYRITRIVLRRRAVKREAGLS
- a CDS encoding ABC transporter substrate-binding protein; this translates as MNLTGANSFAHKKNREVVLRMKNMKALTILLAAAMVTLTGCGSSSDNSGNAATNTPANDTTANNTATGNNAATGNDAAANNTAADNTAANNTAADDADAPAATNLDGREIHISAWWDGTPKGDTADSKKALDKLHEVEKKYNVKIKYDNIPFDKYMDKFTTAALSGTPMADISILEFKRALAPIKQGLLLPLSDYTQATSDINNEQVHTTKLPQLLGNDYFFGGKGVSTVGMFYNRDLFKKLGLPDPQDLYASGEWNWDKFLEVAKQATTDTNNDGKPDTWGFADWAPGAARDFGVTNGALFVNDDLSVGFTDPKMIETLEFINRLYNTENVVKVKKGDKNSWDETSTFKDGDVAMTSNFDWNVGGLPFEVGVVPNPQGPSGDGKYTYANTAQNGWVIPKGVKDPQAVYQIYEELQDVPSTEEYLGQNGLEALFKNQSDIDMALQHINNTGRISLEEGVTDYPWFSVMDDIIKKKLSVKATVEKYKAPAEAALAKLK
- a CDS encoding carbohydrate ABC transporter permease, yielding MKTPGWWAIKWSEIKAHKHSYVLMSPYLILFAVFTVLPVIMSVIISFTYFNMLQFPKFIGWQNYSRLFLEDDVFLIAIKNTILFAVITGPLSYIACFVFAWIINDLRPKMRAFMTLIFYAPSISGNVYFLWQMIFSGDRYGIANGFLINMGVLLEPIQWLKTEKYIMPIIILVQLWLSLGTGFLAFIAGLQTVDKTLYEAGAVDGIKNRWQELWYITLPSMKPQLMFGAVIQITSSLAIADVSIYLAGFPSVNYAAETIVTHLIDFGTIRFEMGYASAIATVLFTLMVGTNLVVQRLLRRVGE